The Bacteroidales bacterium genome includes a region encoding these proteins:
- the pseI gene encoding pseudaminic acid synthase translates to MLNFPLSNVFIIAELSANHNHSLDVALQTIRAAAEAGADAIKLQTYTPDTITIDCDNEYFRLNHGTIWDGQTLYNLYKQAYTPWEWHEKLFAEAQNCGLLCFSTPFDFTAVDFLEQFNPPAYKIASFEISDTPLIEKAAKLGKPMIISTGLATEEDIRDAINACYRVNNHQIALLKCTSSYPAPIDKANLLTIPDMKQRFGCEVGLSDHTLGITSPVVSVALGARIIEKHFILDKSIGGPDAAFSLDKEEFALMVKHVREAEKALGQVSYELDAKAQASKELGRSLFVVKDIPQGQELTPENIRSIRPGYGISPKYYYEVLGKKAKRELKRGTPLKWEDID, encoded by the coding sequence ATGCTTAACTTTCCTTTATCTAATGTATTTATCATTGCTGAGTTGTCGGCAAACCATAACCACAGCCTCGATGTAGCGTTGCAAACCATACGTGCTGCTGCTGAAGCAGGAGCCGATGCCATAAAATTGCAAACCTACACCCCCGATACCATTACTATTGATTGCGACAACGAATATTTTCGCCTGAATCATGGAACTATCTGGGACGGACAAACACTTTACAATCTATACAAACAAGCTTACACACCATGGGAATGGCACGAAAAACTCTTTGCCGAAGCTCAAAACTGCGGCTTATTATGCTTCTCGACACCTTTCGATTTCACGGCAGTCGATTTTCTGGAGCAATTTAATCCTCCCGCATACAAAATAGCATCGTTCGAGATATCCGACACTCCACTTATAGAAAAAGCTGCCAAATTAGGCAAACCCATGATCATATCAACCGGATTGGCTACCGAAGAAGATATCAGAGATGCCATAAATGCTTGTTACCGCGTAAACAATCACCAAATTGCACTCTTAAAATGCACCTCATCGTACCCCGCCCCCATCGATAAAGCCAACTTGCTCACCATACCCGACATGAAGCAACGTTTTGGATGCGAAGTAGGATTAAGCGACCACACCCTCGGCATTACTTCACCGGTGGTATCAGTAGCTTTGGGCGCACGTATTATCGAAAAACATTTTATCTTAGACAAATCCATTGGAGGTCCCGATGCGGCTTTCTCGCTCGATAAAGAAGAGTTCGCACTGATGGTAAAACACGTCCGCGAAGCCGAAAAAGCACTTGGGCAAGTAAGCTACGAGCTCGATGCCAAGGCTCAAGCGAGCAAAGAACTTGGGCGTTCGTTGTTTGTGGTTAAAGATATTCCGCAAGGGCAGGAACTTACACCCGAAAACATCCGCAGCATTCGTCCGGGGTATGGTATCTCGCCTAAATATTATTACGAAGTACTTGGTAAAAAAGCTAAAAGAGAGCTGAAAAGAGGCACACCCTTGAAATGGGAAGATATAGATTAA
- a CDS encoding HAD hydrolase-like protein, with amino-acid sequence MLLIFDLDDTLYEEITFVKSGFKAVAKYLAKKHNLETDELFNNCLKILNKEGRGQVFNILLKEYKLYSKKEVFNCIKTYRYHKPDIKLYDDALRFLKKNSKSNIYVVTDGNKVVQRNKVKALKLNKFIKKAYPTRQFGIKYEKPSPHVFLKIANLEKLCPSQIIYFGDNPYKDFCGIKPLGFKTIRVKRGQFSEIVLDKDYEAHLTFNNFDEINIDILNKLTNA; translated from the coding sequence ATGCTTTTAATCTTTGATTTAGACGATACGCTTTACGAAGAAATAACTTTCGTCAAAAGTGGTTTTAAAGCTGTAGCAAAATATTTAGCTAAAAAACATAACTTAGAAACAGATGAATTATTTAATAACTGCCTTAAAATACTAAATAAAGAAGGCAGAGGCCAAGTTTTTAACATCCTTCTAAAAGAATATAAGCTATACTCCAAAAAAGAAGTTTTTAACTGTATTAAAACATATAGATATCATAAACCTGATATAAAACTTTATGATGATGCTTTAAGATTTTTAAAAAAAAATTCTAAATCTAACATTTACGTTGTAACCGATGGAAATAAAGTTGTACAAAGAAATAAAGTTAAAGCTTTAAAATTAAATAAGTTCATAAAAAAAGCTTATCCAACAAGACAATTTGGCATTAAATACGAAAAACCTTCGCCTCATGTATTCTTAAAAATTGCAAATCTTGAAAAATTATGCCCATCTCAAATAATATATTTTGGAGATAATCCATACAAAGACTTTTGCGGAATAAAACCACTAGGATTTAAAACTATTCGAGTAAAAAGAGGTCAATTTTCTGAAATAGTTCTTGATAAAGATTATGAAGCACATTTGACTTTTAATAATTTTGATGAAATAAATATCGACATATTAAACAAACTTACTAATGCTTAA